From the Salvelinus fontinalis isolate EN_2023a chromosome 35, ASM2944872v1, whole genome shotgun sequence genome, one window contains:
- the LOC129834338 gene encoding UPF0547 protein C16orf87 homolog, which produces MYCRNKFYGVEVGCFQRNHRIRKQNMSVNKAKKVKMATKSCPECDQQIPVACKSCPCGYVFISRKLLNAKLNERSSPAIDKLDAKRRRTERIRREKINSPSNNDMENRRRCRSNSQSDQIRRGRGRPKTVGLKKQEEEKEKFEKEVDIYANLSDEKAFVFSVALAEINRKILGQRLIL; this is translated from the exons ATGTATTGCAGAAATAAGTTTTACGGCGTTGAAGTAGGCTGTTTTCAAAGGAATCATCGGATAAGGAAACAGAATATGTCGGTAAataaagcaaagaaagtaaaaatGGCTACCAAATCATGTCCTGAGTGCGACCAACAG ATTCCAGTTGCTTGCAAGTCTTGTCCCTGTGGCTATGTATTCATTAGTCGAAAGCTTCTAAATGCCAAACTGAATGAGAGATCATCACCAGCAATAG ACAAGTTGGATGCAAAGAGGAGGAGAACTGAAAGAATTCGCAGAGAGAAGATCAACTCTCCGTCAAACAATGACATGGAGAACAGAAGGCGATGCCGCTCCAACAGCCAATCGGATCAGATCCGGAGAGGGCGGGGCAGGCCAAAGACAGTTGGGCTGAagaagcaggaggaggagaaag AAAAATTTGAGAAAGAAGTTGATATCTATGCCAACCTCTCAGATGAGAAAGCATTTGTGTTTTCGGTGGCATTGGCCGAGATCAACCGAAAGATCCTGGGCCAAAGACTGATCCTATAG